Genomic DNA from Thermosipho ferrireducens:
TCTGTATCTTCAACTGCTGCATTCTTTTTATCCATAAATACTACCTGATCAGCCCATATCTCAGGAGTAGTTCTATATTGACCATCATTTCCCTGCCATCTATTAATTCTTAACTTCCCCTCAACCAATATTAAGCGACCTTTTGTTAAATAACTTTGAACAAATTCTGCCAATTTGCTAAAAGTCACTATTCTTATAAAATCTGTATTATCGTTACCTTCAAATCCGGAACGATTCGGCCTGCTTACGGCTAAAGTAAACGTTGCCACCAAAGTACCATTCAACGTTTGACGAACCTCTGGATCCCTCGTCAGTCGCCCTACAAGGACGACCTTATTATAATTCATTATTCCACCTTCTCAACAGGTTGATTATCTTCTTCTTTCTTAAGCTGTTTTTTCTCCTTCTTCTCAAGATCCTCTCTTCTAAACGTCTGCCATCTCAAGAATTCAGGTCTTACTCTAAAATATGTTTCAAATTCCGTCAAATCTACTTCTTCTCCTCTAAAATATACAACCGAGTAATCTGCCTCTGTATATTTCTTCAATGGGTATGCGGTCTTTTTCACACCTAACCTTTCCAGCTTATCCACCTGAACACCCAACTTGTTTGTTAAAAAGTCTACCACACCATTGGCTATGTTTTCTCTTTCTTCTTCCGGTAAATCTGGTTTTACTATAAACATGGTTTCATAGATCCTCATAACACACCTCCTCCCTCGGACTTTTCCGGTCCCACTGCTTTTCAGTGGAACGGGATAATTCAGAATAAAAGGGAGCATTCGCTCCCTTCTTGGTGGGCTCGGGAGGAATCGAACCCCCGACCATCCGGTTATGAGCCGGACGCTCTGCCAACTGAGCTACGAGCCCACTTAACCTTTTGGAGGCGACGGTGGGATTTGAACCCACGAATAGGGATTTTGCAGACCCCCGCCTTAGACCACTTGGCTACGTCGCCTCGCGATTGCAATTTTAGCACAAAGCTATTTAAGTGTCAATAATAAAATATAAAAGTTCTTATTATTTTCATTTTATAGTAAAATTAAGAAACTTCTATTTAATTCTGGAATGGACCTGCATTATTTATTTCTAACTTTCTGGTATAATCTTTCTGTATAAACGTAACTTTGAGGGGATGATAAAATGACTGTTCAGACTATTTTTAAAAACGGGGATAAAATCCCAAAACGATACACCTGCGAAGGAGTTGACGTAAATCCCGAGTTAAAAATTGAGGATATTCCATCTAATACTAAATCATTAGCCATAATTGTCGATGATCCAGATGCTCCTTTTGGAACATTTGTTCACTGGGTAGTTTGGAATATAACACCAAATACTGATGCTATCAAAATACCGGAAAACTTTCTTGGAGGAATACAGGGAAAAAACGATTTTGGAAACAACGCTTACAACGGACCGTGTCCCCCCAGAGGACATGGAGTTCACCATTATCATTTTAAAATTTATGCTTTAAACACTGTTCTAAAAATTCCAGCATCTTCTGGAAAAAAAGAACTTGAAAAAGCTATGAACGGACATATAATTGATAGTGCTAAAATTGTGGGCATTTATAGGAGGTGATCAGGTGAATTTTTTAGAAAAATATAAAAGCTGGTTAAATGATCCTGCTATTGATGAAAACACAAAAAACGAATTAAAAGTTATCAAAAACAACGAAGAAGAGATTAAGGAGCGATTCTACAAAGAACTTGAATTTGGCACAGCAGGGTTGAGAGGAAAAATAGGAGCAGGAACAAATCGGATGAATATCTACACTGTATCAAAAGCCACTCAAGGGTTAGCCGAACTTATAAATAGCAAAGGCGAAAATTATGCAAGTAGAGGTGTGGTAATCGCTTTTGATGTCAGGCATTATTCAAAGGAATTTGCCAGAACAGCAGCAGAAGTACTCGCAGGCAACAACATAAAAGTTTATCTATTTGAAGATATACGCCCAACACCTGAACTTTCGTTTGCAGTAAGATATCTTAAAGCTACAGCTGGAATTGTAATCACTGCAAGCCACAACCCGCCTGAATATAATGGCTACAAGGTTTACTGGGAAGAAGGCTCTCAAATCCTTGATGATATAGCAACTCCCATTCAGGAAAACATAAAAAAGATTAAAAACTTTGGCTTAATCAA
This window encodes:
- a CDS encoding single-stranded DNA-binding protein, which codes for MNYNKVVLVGRLTRDPEVRQTLNGTLVATFTLAVSRPNRSGFEGNDNTDFIRIVTFSKLAEFVQSYLTKGRLILVEGKLRINRWQGNDGQYRTTPEIWADQVVFMDKKNAAVEDTEMVEYDELFEDTENDEPPF
- a CDS encoding YbhB/YbcL family Raf kinase inhibitor-like protein, whose translation is MTVQTIFKNGDKIPKRYTCEGVDVNPELKIEDIPSNTKSLAIIVDDPDAPFGTFVHWVVWNITPNTDAIKIPENFLGGIQGKNDFGNNAYNGPCPPRGHGVHHYHFKIYALNTVLKIPASSGKKELEKAMNGHIIDSAKIVGIYRR
- the rpsF gene encoding 30S ribosomal protein S6, encoding MRIYETMFIVKPDLPEEERENIANGVVDFLTNKLGVQVDKLERLGVKKTAYPLKKYTEADYSVVYFRGEEVDLTEFETYFRVRPEFLRWQTFRREDLEKKEKKQLKKEEDNQPVEKVE